From a single Gemmatimonadales bacterium genomic region:
- a CDS encoding PadR family transcriptional regulator produces MLEERADLLQGTMELLILKTLSVEPMHGWGITQRIEQLSRQVLQVNQGSLYPALERLGRRGWIRSEWRITENNRRARYYELTDDGRCQLALQQQGWERSSQAVNSILAWSGEAL; encoded by the coding sequence ATGCTCGAAGAACGCGCCGACCTGCTCCAGGGAACGATGGAACTGCTGATCCTGAAGACTCTCTCAGTCGAGCCGATGCACGGGTGGGGCATCACCCAGCGGATCGAGCAGCTTTCCCGGCAGGTGCTCCAGGTCAACCAAGGATCGCTCTATCCGGCCCTCGAGCGGCTTGGCCGCCGAGGCTGGATTCGCTCTGAGTGGCGGATCACAGAGAATAACCGACGAGCGCGGTACTATGAGTTGACCGATGACGGGCGGTGCCAGCTTGCCCTGCAGCAGCAGGGCTGGGAGCGCTCGTCGCAGGCCGTCAACTCGATCCTGGCGTGGTCGGGGGAAGCACTATGA
- a CDS encoding TrmJ/YjtD family RNA methyltransferase, translating into MTAPPILVLVEPQDLVNIAATVRIAKNFGIPNVRLVKPAVFDPYRIEGIAHNTGDVVERIGHFDSLAEAIADCVHAVAMTARERAAKRRLLRPPAAAAWLTEQSADGPVALVFGREDSGLTNAELDACQTLTTIATNPTHRSLNLAQAVAIMSYECWNAREGAEQTRKAPRRRATRATAEDLDKTFHDWHRALWALDFFKSRNAENVMRSFREIVYRADPDSREAKLLRAMALETVHYLTRHQVLGELPAALRWPAGMTPPGESEPGEE; encoded by the coding sequence GTGACCGCGCCGCCCATCCTGGTCCTGGTCGAACCGCAGGACCTCGTCAACATCGCAGCAACGGTCCGGATCGCGAAAAATTTCGGGATTCCCAACGTCCGGCTCGTCAAACCCGCGGTGTTCGATCCCTACCGGATCGAAGGCATTGCCCACAACACCGGTGACGTCGTCGAACGGATCGGCCACTTCGACTCGCTGGCCGAAGCCATTGCTGACTGCGTGCATGCGGTGGCAATGACGGCACGGGAACGGGCCGCCAAGCGCCGCCTGCTGCGCCCGCCCGCGGCGGCCGCGTGGTTGACGGAGCAGTCGGCGGACGGGCCGGTCGCCCTCGTCTTCGGTCGGGAGGACAGCGGTCTCACCAATGCGGAACTCGACGCCTGTCAGACCCTGACAACCATCGCCACCAATCCGACCCATCGTTCGCTCAATCTGGCCCAGGCGGTCGCGATCATGAGCTACGAGTGCTGGAACGCGCGGGAGGGCGCTGAGCAGACCCGGAAGGCCCCGCGTCGGCGCGCCACCCGGGCTACGGCCGAGGATCTCGACAAAACCTTTCACGACTGGCACCGCGCCCTGTGGGCCCTCGACTTTTTCAAGAGTCGAAATGCCGAGAACGTGATGCGCTCATTTCGTGAAATCGTCTATCGGGCCGACCCGGACTCGCGCGAGGCGAAGTTGTTGCGAGCCATGGCGCTCGAGACGGTCCACTATCTCACGCGGCATCAAGTGCTTGGCGAACTGCCGGCGGCTCTCCGCTGGCCGGCGGGTATGACGCCTCCGGGGGAGTCGGAGCCTGGGGAAGAATAG
- a CDS encoding NAD(P)-dependent oxidoreductase, with protein sequence MTAVAFLGLGAIGRPMAARVAERYPLTVWNRTRERAEAFARSTSCRVAATPAAAVRDADVVLTCLPTSADVLGLLDGPDGVLAGIRRGALFLDCTSGDPATSRRIAARLAEREVAFADCPVSGGPPGAEQGGLTVMVGGEPEVFDRARPYLETFGKLIVPMGPVGAGDAIKAINQVLLATHILALSEALTAMVKAGVPARAGLEVLNASSGRSFVSESLVPDRVLTGAWPRLFRLALLDKDVRIALELIRQLDLESPLLDVVAEHSAALRSELGEAADYLDPIRRSEQRAGVEIRG encoded by the coding sequence TTGACCGCTGTCGCGTTTCTCGGGCTCGGCGCCATCGGACGACCGATGGCGGCCCGAGTCGCGGAACGGTACCCGCTGACGGTCTGGAACCGGACCAGGGAGCGGGCGGAAGCCTTTGCGCGGTCCACCTCGTGTCGGGTTGCCGCCACCCCGGCCGCAGCCGTTCGAGATGCTGACGTCGTTCTGACCTGTCTCCCTACCTCAGCGGATGTGCTCGGTCTCCTCGACGGGCCGGATGGCGTCCTCGCAGGCATTCGGCGCGGTGCCTTGTTTCTCGACTGCACCTCTGGCGATCCGGCCACCTCGAGGCGCATTGCTGCGCGGCTGGCGGAACGCGAGGTTGCCTTTGCCGATTGTCCTGTGAGTGGGGGGCCGCCTGGAGCGGAGCAGGGCGGCCTCACAGTCATGGTAGGGGGCGAGCCGGAAGTGTTCGACCGGGCCCGTCCCTACCTGGAAACCTTTGGCAAACTGATCGTTCCCATGGGCCCCGTCGGCGCCGGCGACGCGATCAAAGCCATCAATCAGGTGCTGCTCGCCACCCATATCCTGGCGCTGTCCGAAGCGCTTACGGCCATGGTGAAAGCCGGCGTGCCGGCGCGGGCCGGCCTCGAGGTGCTCAACGCCTCGAGCGGCCGAAGCTTCGTCAGCGAGAGTCTGGTGCCAGATCGGGTCCTGACCGGGGCGTGGCCCCGGTTGTTTCGGCTGGCCTTGCTCGACAAGGATGTTCGGATTGCCCTGGAACTGATTCGCCAGCTCGATCTCGAATCGCCGCTGCTCGATGTCGTGGCTGAGCATTCGGCCGCGCTGCGCAGTGAGTTGGGCGAGGCCGCAGACTACCTTGATCCGATTCGCCGGAGCGAGCAACGGGCGGGAGTAGAGATTCGCGGATGA
- the nrfD gene encoding polysulfide reductase NrfD, producing MTAMPHGMPHQDMSHADVTRDVVKTLETPSRGYYMALFGAIAMFLIGAVTFVALLKEGLGLAGYQPPIFWSVYITTFVFWVGIGHAGTLISAILFLFRSPWRTAVYRSTEAMTVFAVMTAALFPIIHIGRQWIFYWLLPYPNQRFLWPNFKSPLVWDVFAISTYFTVSATFLVVGLIPDIAAVRDKVTGWRKKVYGSLSLGWTGADSQWRHYVKGYGFMAALAAPLVLSVHSVVSWDFAVSVIPGWHGTIFAPYFVAGAIYSGIGMVLTLVIPLRKVLKIEHMITDYHFDNLAKLTLLTGTILFYAYAMEYFIAWYSGNTFEQTTFWLRAFGPLWWSGWTMIICNAFVSQLLWFKKIRQNLTALFVISIFINIGMWFERYVIISSSLANDFIPFAWDRMNPTWADWGILIGSFGWFGMYFLLFAKTFPVVAIQEIKEMIPMPRRKKGGH from the coding sequence ATGACCGCGATGCCACACGGGATGCCGCACCAGGACATGAGCCACGCCGACGTCACTCGTGACGTCGTCAAGACACTCGAGACACCGAGTCGCGGCTACTACATGGCGCTCTTCGGCGCCATCGCGATGTTCCTGATTGGTGCCGTTACCTTCGTTGCGCTCCTCAAGGAAGGTCTTGGTCTGGCGGGCTATCAGCCGCCGATCTTCTGGTCCGTCTACATCACGACCTTCGTCTTCTGGGTCGGTATCGGCCACGCGGGAACCCTGATTTCCGCGATTCTGTTCCTCTTCCGATCGCCCTGGCGAACGGCGGTGTACCGATCGACCGAAGCCATGACCGTGTTCGCCGTTATGACGGCGGCACTGTTCCCGATCATTCATATCGGACGTCAGTGGATCTTCTACTGGCTGCTGCCGTACCCGAACCAGCGATTCCTCTGGCCGAACTTCAAGTCGCCCCTGGTCTGGGACGTCTTTGCCATCTCGACCTACTTCACCGTGTCAGCCACGTTCCTCGTGGTCGGGCTCATCCCCGACATTGCGGCCGTGCGCGACAAGGTCACCGGCTGGCGCAAAAAGGTGTACGGCTCGCTGTCCCTAGGCTGGACCGGTGCGGACAGCCAGTGGCGACACTACGTCAAGGGCTATGGCTTCATGGCAGCGCTGGCGGCGCCTCTGGTGCTGTCGGTGCACTCGGTCGTCTCTTGGGACTTCGCCGTGTCGGTCATCCCCGGATGGCACGGCACCATCTTCGCTCCCTACTTCGTTGCCGGTGCGATCTATTCCGGCATCGGCATGGTGTTGACGCTGGTGATTCCGCTCCGAAAAGTGCTCAAGATCGAGCACATGATCACGGACTACCACTTCGACAATCTGGCCAAGCTCACGCTACTGACCGGCACGATTCTGTTCTACGCCTATGCGATGGAGTATTTCATCGCCTGGTACAGTGGCAACACCTTTGAGCAGACGACCTTCTGGCTCCGTGCGTTCGGTCCGCTCTGGTGGTCCGGCTGGACCATGATCATCTGCAACGCGTTTGTGTCCCAGTTGCTCTGGTTCAAGAAAATCCGGCAGAACCTGACTGCGCTTTTCGTCATTTCGATCTTCATCAATATCGGAATGTGGTTTGAGCGTTACGTCATCATCTCGTCGTCACTGGCCAACGACTTCATTCCGTTTGCCTGGGACCGCATGAATCCGACTTGGGCTGACTGGGGCATTCTGATCGGCTCGTTCGGATGGTTCGGGATGTACTTCCTGTTGTTCGCTAAGACCTTCCCGGTCGTCGCGATCCAGGAGATCAAGGAGATGATTCCGATGCCGCGCCGTAAGAAGGGAGGGCATTGA
- a CDS encoding type IV pilus twitching motility protein PilT: protein MARAPAEEPVAVDLSGPRERIEGLFHTLAERDGSDLHLRVGSPPILRASGSLTVLEEPALSAEEIELMLRATMTPRDLAAWREDGDADYAYELAEVGRLRCNAARDRLGPVGVFRLIPTRIRTVQELGLSAEVQALCQLTKGLVLVTGPTGSGKSTTLAALVDLVNATRNDHILTIEDPIEFVHQSRQCVVTQRQVGVHTKTFKSALRAALREDPDVILVGELRDLETVAIALETAETGHLVFGTLHTTTAASTIDRIIDQFPADRQAQIRVMLAESFRGVIAQTLCKKVGGGRVAAYEVLLANHAVSNLIREGKTFQIPSIMQTNRRAGMVTLNDALVELVESQQVEPKEAYLKAVDKAGLLAMFKSRGVSTAFLDNG from the coding sequence ATGGCGCGCGCCCCGGCCGAGGAGCCGGTGGCGGTCGACCTCAGCGGGCCGCGTGAACGAATCGAGGGCCTCTTCCACACGCTGGCGGAGCGGGACGGCAGCGATCTCCACCTCCGGGTCGGGAGCCCGCCGATTCTCCGAGCCTCCGGCTCGCTGACCGTGCTCGAGGAGCCGGCCCTGAGCGCCGAGGAGATCGAACTGATGCTGCGCGCCACTATGACGCCGCGCGATCTTGCCGCATGGCGCGAGGACGGCGATGCCGACTACGCCTATGAACTTGCCGAGGTCGGGCGGCTCCGGTGTAACGCGGCCCGGGATCGGCTGGGACCCGTCGGCGTCTTTCGGCTGATTCCCACCCGCATTCGCACCGTCCAGGAACTCGGCCTGAGCGCCGAGGTGCAGGCGCTCTGTCAGCTCACCAAGGGCTTGGTGCTGGTGACCGGGCCGACCGGGTCAGGGAAATCGACCACGCTTGCCGCGCTGGTTGATCTCGTCAACGCGACTCGAAACGATCACATCCTGACGATCGAGGACCCGATCGAGTTTGTTCATCAGAGCAGGCAGTGCGTGGTGACCCAGCGACAGGTCGGGGTGCACACCAAGACGTTCAAGTCCGCCTTGCGCGCCGCACTCCGAGAAGATCCGGACGTCATCCTGGTCGGCGAGCTGCGAGATCTCGAAACGGTGGCGATAGCGCTCGAGACGGCTGAAACCGGACACCTCGTCTTCGGGACGCTGCACACGACAACGGCAGCCTCGACCATCGATCGGATCATCGACCAGTTCCCCGCCGATCGGCAGGCGCAGATTCGCGTCATGCTGGCCGAGTCGTTCCGCGGTGTCATCGCCCAGACGCTCTGCAAGAAGGTCGGCGGTGGCCGAGTCGCAGCGTACGAAGTGCTGCTGGCGAACCACGCCGTCTCGAATCTGATCCGGGAAGGCAAGACGTTTCAGATCCCCTCGATCATGCAGACCAACCGCCGGGCCGGGATGGTCACGCTCAATGATGCCTTGGTTGAGTTGGTCGAGTCGCAGCAGGTCGAGCCGAAAGAGGCGTACCTCAAGGCGGTCGACAAGGCCGGCTTGCTCGCGATGTTCAAATCGCGTGGCGTCTCGACCGCCTTTCTGGACAACGGGTGA
- a CDS encoding DUF3341 domain-containing protein produces MAAKTLSGVLAAFKFEDSAIDAIKGLRARGYRDLTVYTAAHNHHIEEALEHKTSWVRAFTLIGGLIGLGAGFGLTLWMSYDWPLLVGGKPIGAIPPYVVIAFELTILYGSLSTVAGVIILSALKSLKGRPFKPEFSDDTIGLFVPCPPDQRNGVRKFLEEIGSDEVTEHGA; encoded by the coding sequence ATGGCTGCCAAGACCCTCTCGGGTGTGCTTGCTGCGTTCAAGTTCGAGGACTCGGCAATTGATGCCATCAAAGGCCTCAGGGCTCGGGGATACCGGGATCTGACCGTCTATACGGCCGCACACAATCACCACATCGAAGAAGCGCTCGAGCACAAGACCAGCTGGGTCCGTGCCTTCACGCTGATCGGCGGTTTGATCGGCTTGGGTGCCGGATTCGGGCTGACCCTCTGGATGTCCTACGACTGGCCGCTTCTCGTCGGTGGCAAGCCGATCGGGGCGATTCCGCCTTACGTCGTGATTGCCTTCGAGCTGACGATTCTGTACGGCTCGCTCTCCACGGTGGCGGGCGTCATCATTCTCTCCGCGCTCAAGTCCCTCAAAGGACGCCCATTCAAGCCCGAGTTCAGTGACGACACCATCGGTTTGTTTGTGCCGTGCCCGCCGGACCAGCGGAACGGAGTTCGGAAGTTTCTGGAAGAAATCGGTTCAGACGAGGTGACGGAACATGGCGCGTAA
- a CDS encoding ferritin — protein sequence MRMSASIQKALNDQINKEFGASYLYLSMAAYFAEKSRNGFARWMRMQAMEEAKHAMRIIDFVEDRGGRVVLEAIDRPPPDFPSSLAVFELARDHEKKVSAGIFQLYEQAAAEKDWATQAMLQWFITEQVEEEKTSTEIVDTLKQIGDNASGLFIFDRELGKREPGD from the coding sequence ATGCGCATGTCAGCCAGCATTCAGAAGGCGCTGAACGATCAGATCAACAAAGAATTCGGGGCCTCGTACCTGTACCTCTCGATGGCCGCGTACTTTGCGGAAAAGAGCCGCAACGGCTTTGCCCGCTGGATGCGGATGCAGGCCATGGAAGAAGCCAAGCACGCCATGCGTATCATCGACTTCGTCGAGGATCGGGGTGGCCGCGTCGTGCTCGAAGCGATCGACCGTCCGCCGCCGGATTTCCCGTCTTCGCTCGCGGTGTTCGAGCTGGCGCGTGACCACGAGAAGAAAGTGTCCGCGGGGATCTTCCAGCTCTATGAGCAGGCTGCGGCTGAAAAGGACTGGGCTACCCAGGCCATGCTTCAGTGGTTCATCACGGAGCAGGTCGAAGAAGAGAAGACCTCGACGGAAATCGTCGATACCCTGAAGCAGATCGGCGACAACGCCTCCGGTCTCTTCATCTTCGATCGTGAACTCGGCAAGCGGGAGCCGGGCGATTGA
- a CDS encoding cytochrome c yields MARKRLLATLGLLAGLSGCNWYYDTLPSPDDLMKAVPWFDHMIKSPTPSPYQRADIPRYTPKGSVPITGGEADWGLLNFSGPVPMYGFDTLAAARVRNPTVAEFSETLKRGEEVYRNFCTVCHGDSGAGDGPVGVRLGAQSLLTDKAKGLSDGYLYSIVRYGRGIMPMYGDKIFRQHDRWAVVNYMRHLQGITPPATAAVAEGASQ; encoded by the coding sequence ATGGCGCGTAAGCGACTGCTCGCGACCCTCGGCCTTCTGGCGGGGCTGTCGGGCTGCAACTGGTACTACGACACGCTGCCGTCGCCCGACGACCTGATGAAGGCCGTGCCGTGGTTCGATCATATGATCAAGTCGCCCACGCCATCGCCATATCAGCGGGCTGACATTCCTCGGTACACCCCGAAGGGATCGGTGCCGATCACCGGCGGGGAGGCGGATTGGGGACTCCTGAATTTCTCGGGACCCGTGCCTATGTACGGCTTCGACACGCTCGCGGCCGCCAGGGTGCGCAACCCGACCGTTGCCGAGTTCTCCGAAACGCTGAAGCGCGGGGAAGAGGTCTACCGGAACTTCTGCACGGTTTGTCACGGTGATTCGGGTGCGGGAGACGGTCCGGTCGGTGTTCGATTAGGCGCGCAGTCCCTGCTGACCGACAAGGCCAAGGGATTATCGGACGGGTACCTGTACAGCATCGTGCGCTATGGCCGCGGTATCATGCCAATGTACGGTGACAAGATCTTTCGGCAGCATGACCGCTGGGCCGTGGTGAACTATATGCGGCACCTGCAAGGGATCACGCCGCCCGCGACTGCTGCGGTGGCGGAAGGAGCCAGCCAATGA
- a CDS encoding 4Fe-4S dicluster domain-containing protein, translating to MADNEALDRRRFLKVVGVAGAGSAALSGCSTGKVEKLIPYLVQSEDQVPSIPTVYASTCGECAGGCGLHVRTREGRAIKLEGNPEHPVNGGALCSRGQASLQGLYNPDRLKGPKLRNAAGKHAEILWNEAIDQLAAELRTAGSRVAIVSGAGAGTMSDLMAQWVSTLGGRLVRYQAFDHEPLRLASQRIFGLDEIPAHDFAAAKYIVSFGADFLETWNGPIENERGFAQAHGFVGRQMAKFVYVGPRMSLTGVNADQWLAPIPGSETSLVLGLANAVINTRANLPADAAALRPLLAGYGLERVAADTGLASDQIRRFYDEFVSHAPSLAVAGGIGAQHRGAADLCAAVNLLNYLAGNVGTTVRFGGGNSGGDGYGAMLGLERAMEAGEIDVVIFHDVNPLFTLPKSGGFRSALDKVRFKVSTSLYFDETAAASDLLIPNLHSLERWDDARPRAGVRGLMQPVMERVFKNVSTGDVLLQTARKLGGTMAATFSAPTFEAHLKSVWADFARSRGAADTEAFWRAALARGGVYDTPAPATPVRLASTAASFAPQAPTLDGDGEFIFAPFPSLHYHDGRGANRPWLLEIPDPVTKITWQSWVELNPETARAIDVREGEILRLVSPAGSIEAQVYVYPGIRKDVLAMPLGLGHSEFGRYATGRGVNALDLLSAADGQGFLPYLSTKIKVEKTGRYRKVAKTEGNPRELGRGITETMPLALAARGLTVKQAYYEQGGEEHHINTDKELEAIAGFREAQVEKRKFGEYRGNHPQWHQVIDLAKCTGCSACVTACYAENNIPTVGEEEIFRGREMSWLRIERYYHGGEDGEPFSARVIPMLCQHCENAPCEPVCPVYAAYNTPDGLNGQVYNRCVGTRFCANNCPYKVRYFNWYAYNQRAFPEPLNLQLNPDVTVRARGVMEKCTFCVQRIRSAQHQARLEDRSVRDGEIQTACAQACASGAITFGDITDPNSQVSRAARDPRAYQVLDLINVRPSVTYLAKVVAGSEA from the coding sequence ATGGCAGACAACGAAGCCTTGGATCGACGCCGATTTCTGAAGGTTGTGGGCGTAGCCGGTGCCGGCTCCGCCGCGCTTTCGGGGTGCTCCACGGGCAAGGTCGAGAAGCTGATTCCGTATCTGGTCCAGTCAGAAGACCAGGTGCCCAGCATACCGACGGTCTACGCGAGCACCTGCGGTGAATGCGCAGGAGGCTGTGGCCTGCATGTCCGGACCCGTGAGGGTCGGGCTATCAAGCTCGAGGGCAATCCCGAGCATCCGGTCAACGGGGGCGCGCTGTGCTCTCGGGGGCAGGCGTCGCTCCAGGGACTCTACAATCCCGATCGGCTGAAGGGCCCCAAGCTGCGCAACGCGGCCGGCAAGCACGCCGAGATCCTCTGGAACGAGGCGATCGACCAACTGGCGGCCGAACTCCGAACTGCAGGGTCGCGCGTGGCGATCGTGAGCGGAGCAGGGGCCGGAACCATGTCCGACCTGATGGCTCAGTGGGTCTCGACGCTCGGCGGCCGGCTGGTGCGCTATCAGGCGTTCGACCACGAGCCGCTCCGGCTGGCGAGTCAGCGGATCTTTGGGCTCGACGAGATTCCCGCCCACGACTTTGCCGCGGCCAAGTACATCGTGTCGTTCGGCGCCGACTTCCTCGAGACCTGGAACGGCCCGATCGAGAACGAGCGAGGCTTTGCCCAGGCCCACGGCTTCGTCGGCCGGCAGATGGCCAAGTTCGTGTACGTCGGACCCCGCATGTCGCTGACGGGCGTCAATGCCGACCAGTGGCTCGCGCCGATTCCGGGCTCAGAAACGTCGTTGGTTCTCGGCCTGGCCAACGCCGTGATCAATACCCGTGCGAATCTGCCGGCGGATGCCGCCGCCCTTCGGCCCCTGCTCGCGGGCTACGGACTGGAACGGGTTGCCGCGGATACTGGCCTTGCTTCCGATCAGATCCGCCGCTTCTACGACGAGTTCGTGTCCCATGCGCCGAGCCTCGCGGTGGCCGGTGGTATCGGGGCGCAGCATCGCGGAGCGGCGGATCTCTGCGCTGCGGTCAACCTGCTCAACTACCTCGCGGGCAACGTCGGAACGACGGTCCGGTTTGGGGGTGGCAACTCGGGCGGCGACGGCTACGGGGCCATGCTCGGCCTGGAACGCGCCATGGAGGCGGGTGAGATCGATGTCGTGATCTTCCACGATGTCAATCCGCTCTTCACGCTGCCCAAGAGCGGCGGGTTCCGGTCGGCACTCGACAAGGTACGATTCAAGGTCTCGACCAGCCTCTACTTCGACGAGACGGCTGCGGCCTCCGACCTCCTGATTCCCAATCTCCACTCGCTGGAGCGGTGGGACGATGCGCGCCCTCGGGCGGGGGTGCGCGGGCTGATGCAGCCGGTCATGGAGCGGGTCTTCAAGAACGTGTCGACGGGCGACGTGCTGCTGCAGACGGCCCGCAAGCTGGGCGGCACCATGGCGGCGACGTTCAGCGCGCCGACGTTCGAAGCCCATTTGAAGAGTGTCTGGGCGGATTTTGCGCGCAGCCGTGGCGCAGCCGACACGGAGGCGTTCTGGCGCGCGGCGCTCGCCCGCGGCGGCGTTTACGACACTCCCGCGCCGGCGACGCCGGTGCGGCTGGCGAGCACCGCTGCGTCGTTTGCCCCGCAGGCGCCCACCCTGGACGGCGACGGCGAGTTTATCTTCGCGCCATTCCCGAGTCTTCACTATCACGACGGCCGAGGTGCCAATCGCCCCTGGCTGCTCGAGATTCCTGATCCCGTCACGAAGATTACCTGGCAGTCTTGGGTTGAGCTGAATCCCGAGACGGCCCGCGCCATCGACGTGCGGGAGGGCGAGATCCTTCGTCTGGTCTCGCCTGCCGGATCGATCGAAGCGCAGGTCTATGTCTACCCTGGCATTCGCAAGGACGTGCTCGCGATGCCGCTCGGCTTGGGCCACTCGGAGTTCGGTCGCTACGCCACTGGGCGCGGCGTCAACGCCCTCGACCTGCTCTCGGCCGCCGATGGTCAGGGCTTCCTGCCGTACCTTTCGACCAAGATCAAGGTCGAGAAGACGGGCCGCTACCGGAAGGTCGCCAAGACCGAGGGTAACCCGCGTGAACTCGGCCGGGGAATCACAGAGACAATGCCGCTCGCGCTCGCGGCACGTGGCTTGACCGTCAAGCAGGCGTACTACGAACAGGGCGGCGAAGAGCACCACATCAACACCGACAAGGAACTCGAAGCCATTGCCGGGTTCCGCGAGGCGCAGGTCGAGAAGCGGAAGTTCGGTGAGTATCGTGGCAACCACCCGCAATGGCATCAGGTCATCGACCTGGCCAAGTGCACCGGGTGCTCTGCGTGCGTCACCGCCTGCTACGCCGAGAATAACATTCCGACCGTGGGTGAGGAGGAAATTTTCCGCGGTCGCGAAATGAGCTGGCTCCGGATCGAGCGCTACTACCACGGCGGCGAGGACGGCGAACCGTTCTCGGCTCGAGTCATCCCGATGCTGTGCCAGCATTGTGAGAACGCCCCGTGCGAGCCGGTTTGCCCGGTCTACGCAGCGTACAATACGCCTGACGGACTCAATGGTCAGGTGTACAATCGTTGTGTCGGCACCCGGTTCTGCGCCAATAACTGCCCTTACAAGGTGCGCTACTTCAACTGGTACGCGTACAATCAGCGCGCCTTTCCGGAGCCGCTCAACCTCCAGCTCAACCCGGACGTCACGGTGCGGGCGCGCGGTGTGATGGAGAAGTGCACCTTCTGTGTGCAGCGGATCCGCTCGGCGCAGCATCAGGCCCGACTCGAAGATCGGTCGGTGCGCGACGGCGAGATTCAGACCGCATGCGCTCAGGCCTGTGCATCCGGCGCCATCACCTTCGGTGACATCACCGATCCGAACAGCCAGGTGAGCCGCGCGGCGCGTGATCCGCGTGCCTATCAGGTGCTCGACCTCATCAACGTGCGGCCGTCCGTGACCTACTTGGCCAAGGTCGTGGCGGGATCGGAGGCCTAA
- a CDS encoding cytochrome c3 family protein — protein MRKLLVAGVAVAVAGAAVFLTLPLPSIAQQQAAQAPADSIVAPRLTVADSANLRGPRQPIFFRHDIHAGQFKIQCQYCHYSVADGNEPGIPSVQTCMGCHLAIAGTDSTDRAEIRKVREAFREKRPIEWVRIHTLAKHAHFPHSVHVKAMGPNACSTCHGDVARMPQVFKANNVNNMGFCISCHVERGVTRDCTACHY, from the coding sequence ATGCGTAAGCTCTTGGTTGCTGGAGTTGCGGTGGCAGTAGCCGGCGCAGCGGTATTTCTCACGTTGCCCTTGCCCTCCATTGCTCAACAGCAGGCAGCCCAAGCGCCGGCCGACTCGATCGTCGCTCCGCGGCTCACGGTCGCGGACTCGGCCAATTTGAGGGGCCCGCGGCAGCCAATCTTCTTCCGGCACGACATTCACGCCGGGCAGTTCAAGATTCAGTGCCAGTACTGTCACTACTCGGTCGCCGATGGCAACGAGCCGGGCATTCCATCGGTGCAGACGTGCATGGGGTGCCACCTGGCCATTGCGGGCACGGACAGCACGGACCGGGCAGAGATCCGCAAGGTGCGTGAGGCGTTCCGCGAGAAGCGGCCGATCGAATGGGTTCGGATTCACACGCTTGCCAAGCACGCCCACTTCCCGCATAGCGTTCACGTCAAGGCGATGGGGCCGAATGCCTGCTCCACCTGTCATGGTGATGTCGCGCGGATGCCGCAGGTCTTCAAGGCCAACAACGTGAACAACATGGGCTTCTGCATCAGTTGCCACGTGGAGCGGGGTGTGACGCGCGATTGCACGGCGTGCCATTACTAG